In a single window of the Anaerocolumna cellulosilytica genome:
- the spoVG gene encoding septation regulator SpoVG: protein MQITDVRVRKVSKEGKMKAVVSITMDNEFVVHDIKVIEGEKGLFIAMPSRKAGDGEYRDIAHPINSETRDKIQKIVLESYEIAAEEYEEKIEA, encoded by the coding sequence ATGCAGATTACAGATGTTCGTGTACGTAAAGTGAGTAAAGAAGGAAAAATGAAGGCAGTGGTATCCATTACTATGGATAATGAATTCGTAGTTCATGACATTAAGGTTATTGAAGGTGAAAAAGGGCTGTTTATCGCAATGCCCAGCAGAAAAGCAGGAGATGGTGAATACCGCGATATTGCACATCCTATCAATTCTGAAACCAGAGATAAGATTCAAAAAATCGTTCTGGAAAGTTATGAAATAGCCGCAGAAGAATATGAAGAGAAAATAGAAGCTTAA
- a CDS encoding imm11 family protein — protein MQYYKLMYNYEDCKNAMFININESDLSFDRYDINKGEFIKCEEVKGIIEEGESNQTDYISNNLSWLIISEKFKKLLQDFKIGNIQFIPVVNVNNDKNIGYLVNVMSRVDAFDEKKSLCKKIKFNKNGKEEVYLSVIKYVLAKENIGDMDMFKILGHDIPFFVSERLKTELLNTKITGCDFQKVNVS, from the coding sequence ATGCAATATTATAAATTGATGTATAATTATGAAGATTGTAAGAATGCGATGTTTATAAATATTAATGAAAGTGATTTGAGTTTTGACAGGTATGATATTAATAAGGGTGAATTTATAAAGTGCGAAGAAGTAAAAGGAATAATCGAGGAAGGCGAGTCTAATCAAACAGACTATATTTCAAATAATTTATCATGGTTGATTATTAGTGAAAAATTTAAAAAATTATTACAAGATTTTAAGATTGGTAATATTCAGTTTATTCCTGTAGTAAATGTAAATAATGATAAAAATATTGGTTATTTGGTTAATGTTATGAGTAGAGTTGATGCATTTGATGAAAAAAAATCTCTGTGTAAAAAAATAAAATTTAACAAGAATGGTAAGGAAGAAGTTTACTTATCGGTAATTAAATATGTATTAGCAAAAGAAAATATAGGAGATATGGACATGTTTAAAATATTAGGTCATGATATACCATTTTTTGTATCTGAGAGATTAAAAACAGAGTTACTAAATACAAAAATTACTGGTTGTGATTTCCAAAAAGTAAATGTGTCATAA
- the murC gene encoding UDP-N-acetylmuramate--L-alanine ligase, producing the protein MYHINFKNPMKVHFIGIGGISMSGLAELLHTMGFQVTGSDAHKSKITDHLEALGIKVFLGQRAANITTDMKLVVYTTAVKENNPEYQEVLLKDIPMIDRAELLGQVMLNFGDAIAVAGTHGKTTTTSMISLILMEAGLDPTISLGGILDNIGGNIRIGKSEHFITEACEYTNSFLKFNPTRSIILNVEAEHLDFFKDIDDIYLSFRQFADRLPENGLLIVNGEIENLSYLTKDLACPFISYSTDANTTTVPGAASHFHAANITYDEFGYGHYDLYENGSFLIHIDLKVIGIHNISNSLPAIALARSLNIPLETIKDALILFTGTERRFQYKGTIGGVTVIDDYAHHPTEVTATLTAAKNYPHKTTWCVFQPHTYTRTKAFLTEFAKALSLADKVVLADIYAARENNPGDISSKDLQAELLKIGKEAYYLESFDEIENFLLENCTNGDLLITMGAGDVVTIGESLLGE; encoded by the coding sequence ATGTATCATATTAATTTTAAAAATCCAATGAAGGTACATTTTATAGGCATAGGCGGCATCAGTATGAGCGGCCTGGCTGAACTTCTACATACGATGGGTTTTCAGGTCACCGGTTCTGATGCTCATAAGAGTAAAATCACTGACCATCTGGAAGCTTTGGGAATTAAAGTTTTTTTAGGACAGCGGGCAGCTAATATTACAACTGATATGAAACTTGTTGTTTACACCACTGCGGTAAAAGAAAATAATCCCGAGTACCAGGAGGTACTTTTAAAAGATATCCCCATGATAGACCGGGCAGAACTACTTGGGCAGGTAATGCTTAACTTCGGTGATGCCATTGCCGTAGCCGGTACACATGGCAAAACGACTACCACTTCTATGATATCACTGATATTGATGGAAGCAGGGCTTGATCCAACCATTTCTCTTGGTGGAATTTTAGACAACATAGGCGGTAATATCCGCATTGGAAAATCAGAACATTTTATTACTGAGGCTTGCGAGTACACCAACAGCTTTCTTAAATTCAATCCTACCAGAAGCATTATATTAAATGTTGAAGCAGAGCATCTGGACTTTTTTAAAGATATTGACGATATCTATCTTTCCTTTCGACAATTTGCAGACCGGCTGCCGGAAAACGGTCTTTTGATTGTAAATGGTGAGATTGAGAATCTTTCTTACTTGACAAAAGATCTTGCATGTCCATTTATCTCCTACAGTACGGATGCCAATACAACTACAGTACCAGGAGCTGCCTCTCACTTTCATGCTGCTAATATAACCTATGATGAATTCGGCTACGGTCACTATGACTTATACGAAAACGGCAGCTTTTTAATTCACATTGACTTAAAGGTAATTGGGATTCATAATATATCCAACTCCCTGCCGGCCATTGCATTGGCAAGAAGTCTTAATATTCCTTTGGAAACGATAAAAGATGCACTGATTTTATTCACCGGTACCGAGCGTCGCTTTCAGTATAAGGGTACTATAGGCGGAGTTACTGTTATTGATGATTATGCACACCACCCTACTGAGGTAACTGCAACCTTAACTGCGGCAAAAAATTATCCACATAAAACTACCTGGTGTGTTTTCCAGCCCCATACCTATACCCGTACTAAAGCATTCTTAACGGAATTCGCCAAAGCTTTATCCCTCGCAGACAAAGTTGTACTTGCAGATATTTACGCTGCCAGAGAAAACAACCCAGGTGATATTTCTTCCAAAGATTTGCAGGCTGAACTGCTCAAAATTGGTAAGGAAGCTTACTATCTTGAGAGTTTTGATGAAATTGAAAATTTTTTATTAGAAAATTGTACTAACGGCGACTTGTTGATAACTATGGGCGCCGGAGACGTTGTAACCATTGGAGAATCACTCTTAGGTGAATAG
- a CDS encoding ribose-phosphate pyrophosphokinase — protein sequence MPQQENMLETIPVGTLGIIALESSKAMGQKVNDYIVEWRKERESEHTSTIAFSGYQRDSYLIDACCPRFGTGEAKGVIRESVRGSDLYLLLDVCNYSLTYSVCGQTNHMSPDDHYQDLKRIIAAVGGKARRITVIMPFLYESRQHRRSTRESLDCALALQELTNMGVESILTFDAHDPRVQNAIPLKSFETVQPTYQFIKALINNVPDLNIDAEHMMVISPDEGGMNRAVYFANVMGVDLGMFYKRRDYTTIVNGRNPIVAHEFLGSDIEGKDMLIIDDMISSGESMIDVAKELKRRKAGRIFVASTFGLFTNGLEKFDEAYEQGLIDRVLTTNLVYQTEELLARPYYINVDMSKYVALLIDTLNHDSSISKLLSPTERIQNILNKYKK from the coding sequence ATGCCGCAGCAAGAAAATATGTTAGAAACGATTCCCGTGGGAACTTTAGGAATTATTGCTTTGGAAAGCAGTAAAGCTATGGGTCAGAAAGTAAATGACTACATTGTGGAATGGAGAAAGGAAAGAGAAAGCGAACATACCTCAACAATAGCCTTTTCCGGCTATCAGCGTGACTCTTACCTTATCGACGCGTGCTGTCCCAGATTTGGTACCGGAGAAGCAAAAGGCGTAATCAGGGAATCTGTCAGAGGTTCTGACCTTTATCTTCTTTTGGACGTTTGTAACTACAGTCTAACCTACAGTGTATGTGGTCAAACAAACCATATGTCTCCCGATGACCACTATCAGGATTTAAAAAGAATTATTGCTGCTGTAGGAGGGAAAGCCCGCAGAATTACGGTAATAATGCCTTTCTTATACGAAAGCAGACAGCACAGACGCAGTACCAGAGAATCTCTTGACTGTGCACTTGCACTACAGGAATTAACCAACATGGGTGTAGAAAGTATCTTAACCTTTGATGCTCATGACCCAAGGGTACAAAACGCAATTCCTTTAAAAAGCTTTGAGACAGTTCAGCCTACTTATCAGTTTATTAAAGCTTTAATTAACAATGTACCTGACCTTAACATCGATGCAGAGCATATGATGGTAATCAGCCCGGATGAAGGCGGCATGAACAGGGCTGTATACTTTGCCAATGTAATGGGAGTTGACCTTGGTATGTTCTATAAACGTCGTGATTACACTACTATCGTTAACGGACGCAACCCAATCGTTGCTCATGAATTCTTAGGAAGTGATATCGAAGGCAAAGATATGCTTATCATTGATGACATGATTTCCTCTGGAGAAAGCATGATTGACGTAGCAAAAGAGTTAAAGAGACGTAAAGCCGGCAGAATCTTTGTGGCATCTACCTTTGGTCTATTTACAAACGGTTTAGAAAAGTTTGACGAAGCTTACGAGCAAGGATTAATTGATAGAGTGCTTACTACTAACCTAGTGTATCAGACAGAAGAATTATTAGCAAGACCTTACTATATTAACGTGGATATGAGTAAATATGTTGCTTTATTAATCGATACCTTAAACCACGACTCCTCCATTAGTAAATTATTAAGTCCTACCGAACGTATTCAGAACATTTTAAATAAATATAAGAAGTAA
- a CDS encoding ATP-binding protein has translation MPLKNYQYNKILREYDTKQLTNKHNQDTRIAEAYAAIPELKEIDDEVVTCAVSSAKLLLMGDGKPMPRLKKLTEQAEARRKALLEQHGFPEDYLQLKHHCPDCKDTGYIGNEKCHCFKQAIVDIVYSQSNIKTAIVRENFNTFSYDYYSGDYTDPSVRMSPRENIKKVVEICRNFIDNFGTEYNNLLLYGNTGVGKTFLANCVARELLDRAFTVIYLTAFQLFDILEKNKFAKGEESYEFQNQFDYILDCDLLIIDDLGTELNNSFVNVQLYLCINERFLRRKSTIISTNLSLDNINTIYSERVFSRIASNYSLLKIVGEDIRLKKLF, from the coding sequence ATGCCCTTAAAAAATTATCAATATAATAAGATTTTGCGGGAATATGATACGAAACAGCTTACGAACAAGCATAATCAGGACACTCGTATCGCAGAGGCTTATGCCGCTATTCCGGAATTAAAGGAAATTGATGATGAGGTAGTTACCTGCGCTGTAAGCAGTGCCAAACTGCTTTTAATGGGTGACGGCAAACCTATGCCAAGGCTTAAGAAACTGACGGAGCAAGCTGAGGCAAGAAGAAAGGCATTGTTAGAACAACACGGATTTCCTGAAGACTACCTACAACTTAAGCACCATTGCCCGGACTGTAAGGATACAGGTTATATCGGTAATGAAAAATGTCATTGCTTTAAACAGGCTATTGTGGATATTGTATATTCCCAGTCCAATATAAAAACTGCCATCGTAAGAGAGAATTTTAACACCTTCTCATATGATTACTATTCCGGTGATTACACTGATCCCAGTGTTCGTATGTCTCCCAGAGAAAACATTAAGAAGGTGGTTGAGATATGCCGGAATTTTATAGATAACTTTGGAACAGAGTATAACAATCTCTTACTTTACGGAAATACCGGAGTAGGCAAAACTTTTTTGGCAAATTGTGTTGCAAGGGAACTGCTCGACCGCGCCTTTACTGTTATATATCTGACTGCTTTTCAGTTATTTGATATACTGGAAAAAAATAAGTTTGCAAAAGGAGAAGAGTCTTATGAGTTTCAGAATCAGTTTGATTATATCCTTGATTGTGATTTGCTTATCATAGACGATTTAGGTACGGAGCTAAATAACTCCTTTGTGAATGTACAATTATATCTATGTATTAATGAACGATTTTTAAGAAGAAAATCGACCATAATTTCTACAAACCTTTCTTTGGATAATATTAACACCATATACAGTGAACGTGTTTTTTCAAGGATTGCCAGTAATTATTCCCTGCTAAAGATTGTTGGCGAGGATATTCGACTTAAAAAACTATTTTAA
- a CDS encoding GyrI-like domain-containing protein, with protein MPRLNKTEAKILEYIASQIQIFRVSNDRIKIRELAGEEQMACVVHIGSYGKLSLAYTAVLKWIEDNDYSITGPQRELYLKGEWDCIKEEDYVTEIQFPISK; from the coding sequence TTGCCAAGATTAAATAAAACTGAAGCTAAAATCCTTGAATATATTGCTTCACAAATTCAAATATTTCGGGTAAGCAATGATAGAATTAAAATAAGAGAACTTGCTGGAGAAGAACAGATGGCATGTGTAGTTCATATCGGTTCTTATGGTAAGTTAAGTCTGGCATATACAGCAGTTTTAAAATGGATAGAAGATAATGATTATTCCATTACAGGACCACAGAGAGAGCTTTATTTAAAGGGAGAATGGGATTGCATTAAGGAAGAAGATTATGTTACGGAAATACAATTTCCTATATCAAAATAG
- a CDS encoding DUF4003 family protein encodes MWQNEMKAKTELFTENYQELKRNFRFEYGPMHYLGALLYANEDKKVRVESIINAKDIIKRNTSFFSAFKDAAFFALAAMLSLEETPEDVFKKTVIIYDDMKAAGFYGSPYLTLAAFNIGRNPSVDTKALVRKTREFYDAMKQEHRFLTSVDDYGYAAMLATSDLEVESTIREMEACYKLLQNYFGKGNALQSLTHILALGEEAAEIKCKRVVDIYEVLSRKGCKPSKYSQLSALGILVLISKDVETITEEIKAVYEMLLEKKGFGNWSISRHDRVMYSAALVSNVYITDIVKSSLNVSLLSAVTNIVVAQQTAVICATTSAVVASASSSNS; translated from the coding sequence ATGTGGCAGAATGAAATGAAGGCTAAGACAGAACTATTTACAGAAAATTATCAGGAATTGAAGCGGAACTTTCGCTTTGAATATGGTCCTATGCATTATTTGGGAGCGTTGCTGTATGCAAATGAAGATAAAAAAGTCAGAGTGGAAAGTATAATAAATGCCAAGGATATTATAAAGCGCAATACGTCATTTTTTTCTGCCTTTAAAGATGCAGCATTTTTTGCCCTTGCCGCTATGCTGTCCTTGGAGGAGACGCCGGAAGATGTTTTTAAAAAAACAGTAATTATCTATGATGATATGAAGGCAGCTGGTTTTTATGGCTCTCCATATTTGACACTGGCGGCTTTTAACATTGGCAGGAATCCATCTGTTGATACGAAGGCTCTGGTGAGAAAAACCAGAGAGTTTTATGATGCTATGAAACAGGAACACAGATTCTTAACCTCTGTAGATGATTATGGTTATGCGGCCATGCTGGCTACTTCTGATTTAGAGGTGGAAAGTACCATACGTGAAATGGAAGCTTGTTATAAATTATTACAGAATTATTTTGGCAAAGGAAATGCTCTGCAATCCCTAACGCACATTTTGGCGCTTGGCGAAGAAGCCGCCGAAATAAAATGTAAAAGAGTTGTAGATATCTATGAAGTCCTAAGCAGGAAGGGGTGTAAACCAAGTAAATACAGCCAATTATCTGCCTTAGGAATTTTGGTATTGATTTCAAAAGATGTGGAAACCATAACCGAAGAGATAAAAGCTGTATACGAAATGCTCCTTGAGAAAAAAGGGTTTGGAAATTGGAGTATTTCAAGACACGACCGTGTCATGTATTCGGCGGCACTGGTTTCGAACGTATATATCACAGACATTGTAAAATCCTCTTTAAATGTAAGTCTTTTAAGTGCAGTAACTAATATTGTAGTAGCTCAGCAGACAGCCGTCATCTGTGCAACCACCAGTGCTGTTGTAGCTTCTGCATCGTCCTCAAATTCATAA
- a CDS encoding transposase: MQINKNTNDNYTVRQLKLPLEIEKLINISDPVYTFCEVMDHIDLSKYFVEKGYRTGRPRCDEQKLLKVILFAFMEHGISSLREIEKLCRNDIRYLYLLDEMKAPSFATFGNLIRNELTDSIEQIFIDLNSYIFEKEHVDLEHTYIDGTKMEANANRYTWVWKKSCTKNRGKVYEKISTLIDAMNQEVLGYFGVKLDKRDEYAVEYVSELLEMYKNATNLVESTFVSGCGHRKSLPQKQYQELEGYLERLKTYAHHIEVCGDERNSYSKTDHDATFMRIKRDYMGNDQLLPAYNLQTAVCDEYIAVVDVKPYASDMECFVPLMEKFNEIYGHYPKYPVADAGYGSYNNYLYCEEHGMEKYMKFTMFKKETSDKKYHENPYRAVNFKRDENGNLICPNGKTFHFKSKQHVYKNKYSRTEEIYECKSCEGCQFKNDCCPKASKNRTIRMNQELTSIHQEVMTNLESIHGALLRMNRSIQAEGTFGILKWNKSYKRLFRRGEKNAILELTLISCGFNLYKYHNKKQRNKLAA, translated from the coding sequence ATGCAAATAAATAAAAACACCAATGATAATTATACAGTACGTCAGCTGAAATTACCATTGGAAATCGAAAAATTAATTAATATATCTGATCCAGTATACACGTTCTGTGAGGTGATGGATCACATCGACCTATCAAAATATTTTGTAGAGAAAGGCTACAGAACAGGTCGTCCAAGATGTGATGAACAGAAACTCCTTAAAGTGATACTCTTTGCCTTCATGGAGCACGGAATTAGTTCTCTGCGTGAAATAGAAAAACTCTGTAGGAATGATATACGATACCTGTATCTTCTTGATGAGATGAAGGCTCCTTCTTTTGCGACCTTTGGCAATCTTATACGCAATGAACTAACAGATTCCATAGAACAGATTTTTATTGACTTAAACAGTTACATTTTTGAAAAGGAGCATGTGGACCTGGAGCATACTTACATAGATGGAACAAAAATGGAAGCGAATGCCAACCGATATACCTGGGTATGGAAAAAGTCTTGTACAAAAAACCGAGGAAAGGTTTATGAAAAGATATCCACGCTAATTGATGCAATGAACCAGGAAGTATTAGGATATTTCGGTGTAAAACTTGATAAGAGAGATGAGTATGCTGTCGAATATGTATCTGAACTCTTGGAAATGTACAAGAATGCAACAAATCTGGTGGAATCCACGTTTGTATCTGGTTGTGGTCATAGAAAAAGCCTTCCGCAAAAACAATATCAGGAATTAGAGGGGTATCTAGAACGATTAAAGACATATGCACATCATATAGAAGTTTGTGGCGATGAAAGAAACAGTTATTCCAAAACCGATCACGATGCCACTTTTATGCGCATAAAACGGGATTATATGGGGAATGATCAGCTTCTCCCAGCGTACAATCTACAGACCGCTGTCTGTGATGAATATATAGCGGTAGTTGATGTAAAACCATATGCATCAGATATGGAATGCTTTGTTCCTTTGATGGAAAAATTCAATGAAATCTATGGTCATTATCCAAAGTATCCAGTTGCAGATGCAGGCTATGGTTCCTATAATAACTATCTTTACTGTGAAGAGCATGGGATGGAAAAATATATGAAATTTACCATGTTCAAAAAAGAAACATCCGATAAGAAGTATCATGAAAATCCATATCGCGCAGTCAACTTTAAAAGAGACGAGAATGGAAATTTAATATGCCCAAATGGAAAGACTTTTCACTTTAAAAGCAAACAACATGTCTATAAAAACAAATACAGCAGAACCGAAGAAATCTATGAATGCAAATCATGTGAAGGCTGCCAGTTTAAAAACGATTGTTGTCCTAAGGCAAGCAAAAATAGAACTATTCGAATGAATCAGGAATTAACATCAATACATCAAGAGGTAATGACAAATCTTGAATCAATACATGGCGCACTGTTGAGAATGAATCGTAGTATTCAAGCGGAAGGAACCTTTGGTATTTTAAAATGGAATAAATCCTACAAAAGATTATTTCGAAGAGGTGAGAAAAACGCAATTCTTGAACTCACACTGATTTCTTGTGGTTTTAATCTTTATAAATATCATAATAAAAAACAGAGAAACAAGTTGGCTGCTTAA
- a CDS encoding DnaD domain protein produces MSTIRVSSNSVPDTTLIPNIFIDNYMPSANGTYVKVYLYLLRCMNSFADIEITISNIADRLDETEKDIIRALSYWEKENLVTLTKNSKNDIDSITINNIYSTTHTNTVLSIEAEPAVVPTVSVEEYTMAESAATKTPSIPHRTFEKPTYSEAQIKQLTEADEVKWLLNIIEIYLERLIKPMDLQLILYLYESLDFSAELIMYLYEYCVSKNKKNPSYIEAVALSWAEEGIDTVEKAEAATTQYNNNYNAINKAFGLNRAPGQIEKQLISKWMNKFGFTIDIIVEACNRTILQTQKPDFKYADKILENWNKKGVKELSNIAPLDAEHQKLSAARAGQVKAAPQQKPANNRFNAFPQRTYTEEDYSSMEQRLLHKQ; encoded by the coding sequence ATGAGTACGATTAGAGTAAGTTCCAATAGTGTTCCGGATACCACCTTGATACCCAATATATTTATTGACAATTACATGCCATCAGCAAACGGCACGTATGTAAAAGTATATCTGTATCTTCTTCGGTGCATGAACAGCTTCGCTGATATCGAGATAACCATTTCTAACATAGCAGACCGGCTGGATGAAACAGAAAAAGACATCATTCGTGCTCTTAGCTATTGGGAAAAAGAAAACCTGGTAACCCTTACCAAGAATTCTAAGAACGATATTGATTCCATCACCATAAATAATATTTACAGCACAACACATACTAATACAGTTCTTTCCATAGAGGCTGAACCTGCGGTTGTTCCTACCGTTTCTGTGGAGGAATACACTATGGCTGAGTCTGCGGCTACCAAAACACCTTCAATTCCACATAGAACCTTTGAAAAGCCAACCTATTCTGAAGCACAGATAAAACAGCTTACGGAAGCAGATGAAGTGAAATGGCTCTTAAACATTATTGAAATCTATTTAGAACGACTTATAAAGCCTATGGATTTACAATTAATTTTATATCTTTATGAAAGTCTTGACTTTTCCGCAGAGCTTATAATGTACCTGTATGAATATTGTGTCTCTAAAAACAAAAAGAATCCTTCCTACATAGAAGCAGTTGCCTTATCTTGGGCAGAGGAGGGAATTGATACAGTAGAGAAGGCAGAAGCCGCTACCACCCAGTATAACAACAATTATAATGCAATTAATAAAGCTTTTGGATTAAACCGGGCACCCGGACAGATTGAAAAACAACTTATCAGTAAATGGATGAATAAGTTCGGTTTCACCATAGACATAATAGTAGAAGCCTGCAACCGAACTATTCTACAAACACAGAAGCCAGACTTTAAATATGCAGATAAAATCCTCGAAAACTGGAACAAAAAAGGTGTTAAGGAATTATCAAATATTGCACCTTTGGATGCGGAACATCAAAAACTATCTGCCGCAAGAGCTGGCCAAGTAAAGGCTGCTCCCCAGCAAAAACCGGCAAATAACCGCTTTAATGCCTTTCCCCAGCGCACTTATACCGAAGAGGATTATTCCTCCATGGAACAGCGGCTGTTACATAAACAATAA
- a CDS encoding AHH domain-containing protein: protein MGESMDFSASGGTVTALTLGYEFNLLGSLTTLSGKKYQEFEEIDDALIEKEKPKEEKFSLGKVLGFAAAGLAIVAVAAVTVAYAASVVVSGGATLAAAPSLVPAIMGFGTFAVGSMYVLNKASQDINAKHNSSLNDYIFEAVVGSARGMISTAIFTYMAPATLINVFGAGFISGNLGSAYEQLMRKGCIEPFQALKEGILEGAFASLLYGAGKFIGGIINKLSSAFKKIPKQPSLSTTGNINNSNTRPNQVHHFASNKNSKYTKQFESIVKKYGLKLDEIWNKELMPHQGRHPNAYHDWILEQLQEIDQIANGNKDIFLELFENVKNIVRDNPDMLRKIFWK, encoded by the coding sequence ATGGGAGAAAGTATGGATTTTTCTGCGTCTGGCGGAACGGTTACAGCACTTACCTTAGGATATGAGTTTAATCTGCTAGGTTCGCTTACAACATTAAGTGGGAAGAAATATCAGGAATTCGAAGAGATAGATGATGCCTTAATTGAGAAGGAAAAACCGAAGGAAGAGAAATTTTCCTTGGGAAAAGTGCTAGGATTTGCTGCGGCAGGGTTGGCAATTGTCGCAGTAGCAGCAGTGACTGTAGCATATGCGGCTTCTGTAGTGGTCAGCGGAGGAGCTACCTTGGCAGCGGCCCCCAGTTTAGTGCCAGCAATTATGGGATTTGGTACATTTGCAGTTGGTTCGATGTATGTCCTAAATAAAGCAAGTCAAGACATCAATGCAAAACATAATAGTAGTCTAAATGACTATATATTTGAAGCTGTAGTTGGAAGCGCTAGAGGAATGATAAGCACAGCAATTTTTACTTATATGGCACCAGCTACCCTAATAAATGTATTTGGGGCTGGCTTTATATCCGGAAATCTAGGTAGTGCATATGAGCAGTTGATGCGAAAGGGTTGTATAGAGCCGTTTCAAGCATTAAAGGAAGGTATACTAGAAGGAGCTTTTGCATCTTTGTTATATGGAGCAGGCAAGTTTATTGGTGGGATTATTAATAAGTTGTCTTCCGCATTTAAAAAGATTCCTAAACAGCCTAGCCTAAGTACAACTGGAAACATAAATAATAGCAATACTAGACCTAATCAGGTGCATCATTTTGCTTCAAATAAAAATTCAAAGTACACTAAGCAGTTTGAAAGTATTGTGAAGAAATATGGATTAAAATTAGATGAGATATGGAATAAAGAACTGATGCCACATCAAGGGAGGCATCCTAATGCATATCATGACTGGATATTGGAGCAACTACAAGAAATTGACCAAATTGCAAATGGAAATAAAGATATCTTTTTAGAATTGTTTGAGAATGTAAAGAATATAGTAAGGGATAACCCGGACATGTTAAGAAAAATATTTTGGAAATAG
- a CDS encoding transglutaminase domain-containing protein, whose protein sequence is MRKVFRFLFWVCLLGLFLYTINERYNITGYLMKTENLSQAESEEAFIAQVREAMLSGDETLKVQYVGEVEAMEWFTEEVIDRVYRIDKEETTSDYDYLRYRTNSIYAHIVGFGNTMTVNYEFEYNETAEETYLVDELITKLFEKWDIMNLSDYDKIKKIHDFIVANASYDTDTKNYSAYDNLINKKSTCQGYMSAAYKMFTKAGIPCRIVTGIGNSDSHGWNIVKLQGKWYNIDCTWDDPLTLSGEEMVVYDYFLKSDADFPGHQRDEEFRTKYFYETYVMSEESYTEKEP, encoded by the coding sequence ATGAGGAAGGTGTTTCGGTTTTTATTTTGGGTATGTCTGTTGGGATTATTTCTATATACCATTAATGAAAGATATAATATTACCGGTTATCTTATGAAAACAGAAAATCTTTCTCAGGCTGAGAGTGAAGAAGCTTTTATTGCCCAGGTTAGAGAAGCTATGCTATCGGGAGATGAAACACTGAAGGTTCAGTATGTTGGGGAAGTAGAAGCGATGGAATGGTTTACGGAAGAAGTAATTGACCGAGTCTACCGTATAGATAAAGAAGAAACAACCAGTGACTATGATTACCTTCGTTACAGGACAAATAGTATTTATGCCCATATAGTTGGGTTTGGAAATACTATGACTGTAAACTATGAATTTGAATACAATGAAACAGCGGAAGAAACCTATTTGGTTGATGAGCTCATAACAAAACTTTTTGAAAAATGGGATATTATGAACTTAAGTGATTATGATAAGATTAAGAAAATTCATGATTTTATTGTTGCGAATGCTTCCTATGACACGGACACCAAGAATTATTCTGCATATGATAATCTGATTAACAAAAAATCCACCTGTCAGGGCTATATGAGTGCTGCCTATAAAATGTTTACAAAAGCAGGGATTCCCTGTCGGATTGTTACAGGCATTGGTAATAGTGACAGCCATGGATGGAACATTGTGAAGCTTCAGGGAAAGTGGTATAACATAGACTGCACTTGGGATGACCCATTGACCTTAAGTGGTGAAGAAATGGTTGTTTATGATTATTTCTTAAAGTCTGATGCTGATTTTCCGGGGCATCAACGAGATGAGGAATTTCGCACAAAGTATTTTTATGAAACATACGTTATGTCAGAAGAGTCGTATACAGAGAAGGAACCATAA